The proteins below are encoded in one region of Sulfitobacter sp. SK012:
- a CDS encoding vanadium-dependent haloperoxidase — MPVPEREETARRKWEAPTAGLAYDLQGPDAQAVTMAAAPKLGSDELAFEMAEVYELALLRDEPFQFFDSPGGSAALTASVARMNGYEYAQAGFPNRPRKTEGGELTRQTAFRGSSRGVDVGPYLSQFLLIGNDIGGIHSHTDGQIAYGALTIDQRVPVADPGVDFLTNWRDWLDVQNGFDVRGPGDPGQPFSAGTRRFMHTPRDLATYVHFDALYEAYLNACLILLAMNAPFDPGFATLSGARESYPSGAEMAGRPSNVGGFALYGGPHILTMVTEVATRALKAARYQKFNNHLRLRPEALAARIHKAPELDAAFPQLCGDMVGLRGSISDTVDAIETLNAESTALLPMAFAEGSPMHPSYAAGHATVAGACITVLKAFFDTGAVLIKDEDRAVFRHAQAGDVGVAYESRVNGTELVDVEPEWPLTLEGELNKLAANISIGRNMAGVHYFSDYYDSLRMGEEIAIGILQEQALCYSTDPFVMSLTTFDGETLRIGAR, encoded by the coding sequence GTGCCCGTCCCCGAACGCGAAGAAACGGCGCGGCGCAAGTGGGAAGCACCGACCGCCGGTTTGGCCTATGACTTACAGGGCCCCGACGCGCAGGCTGTGACCATGGCAGCGGCCCCCAAACTTGGCTCGGACGAACTCGCCTTTGAGATGGCCGAAGTCTACGAGTTGGCACTGCTACGTGATGAGCCATTCCAATTCTTTGACAGCCCCGGTGGCAGTGCTGCACTGACCGCATCTGTCGCTCGAATGAACGGGTATGAATATGCGCAGGCGGGATTTCCGAACCGTCCGCGCAAGACTGAGGGTGGAGAGCTAACCCGGCAGACCGCCTTTCGTGGATCATCCCGAGGGGTTGATGTCGGACCTTACCTTTCGCAGTTCTTGTTAATCGGCAACGACATCGGGGGCATCCACAGTCATACAGATGGCCAGATCGCTTATGGGGCGTTGACCATCGATCAACGAGTGCCCGTGGCTGACCCTGGTGTCGATTTTCTGACCAACTGGCGTGATTGGTTAGATGTGCAAAATGGATTTGATGTGCGCGGGCCGGGCGATCCGGGCCAACCCTTCAGCGCTGGCACAAGACGGTTCATGCACACGCCGCGTGACCTGGCCACGTATGTGCACTTCGACGCTCTTTATGAGGCGTATCTGAATGCATGCCTCATCCTGCTGGCCATGAACGCGCCGTTTGATCCTGGGTTTGCCACGCTTTCTGGTGCCCGCGAAAGCTACCCTTCGGGAGCAGAGATGGCCGGGCGACCCTCAAACGTGGGTGGATTTGCGCTTTATGGCGGGCCCCACATCCTGACAATGGTGACAGAAGTGGCCACCCGTGCGCTAAAGGCAGCGCGGTATCAAAAATTCAACAACCACCTGCGTTTGCGCCCCGAAGCGCTTGCCGCGCGCATTCATAAGGCACCAGAACTCGACGCAGCGTTCCCGCAATTGTGCGGTGACATGGTCGGTTTGCGTGGCAGCATCAGCGATACCGTGGATGCCATAGAAACGCTCAACGCAGAGAGCACCGCGTTGTTGCCGATGGCGTTTGCCGAAGGGTCACCAATGCATCCATCCTATGCTGCGGGTCATGCCACAGTGGCGGGAGCCTGCATCACTGTGCTCAAAGCGTTCTTTGACACCGGGGCTGTCCTGATCAAGGACGAGGACCGCGCCGTCTTTCGCCATGCGCAGGCAGGGGACGTTGGCGTGGCATACGAATCTCGCGTCAATGGAACCGAGTTGGTCGATGTGGAGCCAGAATGGCCTCTGACGTTGGAAGGCGAGCTGAACAAACTTGCCGCTAACATCTCCATCGGTCGGAATATGGCCGGGGTTCATTACTTCTCGGACTATTACGACAGCTTGCGCATGGGCGAAGAAATCGCAATTGGTATCTTACAAGAGCAAGCTTTGTGTTATTCAACCGACCCGTTTGTAATGTCCCTTACAACCTTTGACGGGGAAACACTGCGCATTGGCGCGCGGTGA
- a CDS encoding Hsp20 family protein codes for MRSFDFAPLYRTSVGFDQIANLMDRVLTAEGAQPSYPPYNIERLEDDSYRISIAVAGFADADLSVEVREKSLIVSAKKGDENDGVKYLHRGIATRAFERRFHLADHVTVSGASHVNGMLHIELQRQVPDALKPRQIQIASAAPSIEKDVVDAKAVN; via the coding sequence ATGCGTAGTTTTGATTTTGCACCACTTTACCGGACCAGCGTTGGTTTCGACCAGATCGCGAACCTAATGGACCGTGTCCTAACAGCTGAAGGCGCCCAGCCCAGCTATCCCCCCTATAACATCGAGAGATTGGAAGACGATTCATATCGGATTTCCATCGCAGTCGCAGGCTTTGCAGACGCTGACCTTAGCGTTGAAGTCCGTGAGAAATCGCTGATCGTTTCAGCGAAAAAGGGCGACGAGAACGACGGAGTGAAATACTTGCACCGTGGTATCGCGACCCGCGCTTTTGAACGTCGGTTTCACTTGGCCGATCACGTGACAGTGTCGGGTGCCAGCCACGTAAATGGCATGTTGCACATCGAGCTGCAGCGGCAGGTGCCTGATGCGTTGAAGCCCCGCCAGATCCAGATTGCATCCGCAGCACCGTCTATCGAAAAAGATGTCGTGGATGCAAAGGCCGTCAACTAA
- a CDS encoding trypsin-like serine peptidase produces MFALNLIRKTVFGLLVVVGAPVLAQDTALVGLDRIEKASPWIAVGRLDAADGGFCTATLIAPNLVLTAAHCTYDSNGSGKPRRAKELTFRAGFRNGKAQAERKVIQIARPEEYLYNSGDTERNIRTDVALLRLARPIETHIINPFIVEPRPISSGTVSVVSYGQGRSELPSLQRECQVLGATRGLMVMDCNVTFGSSGAPVFKRDGQRLRIASVISGTASFDGTRRTVGMALPNMVSALKAQMRANGPAPVAKARRIQLGGGRSGTGAKFVRVDGS; encoded by the coding sequence TTGTTCGCCCTTAATCTCATACGAAAGACGGTTTTTGGCCTTTTAGTCGTCGTTGGCGCGCCGGTGCTTGCACAAGATACGGCACTTGTCGGGTTGGACCGGATCGAAAAGGCGTCGCCTTGGATTGCGGTCGGCCGGTTGGATGCTGCGGATGGTGGATTTTGTACGGCGACGTTGATCGCGCCCAATCTAGTTTTAACCGCAGCGCACTGCACCTACGATTCAAACGGCAGCGGTAAACCGCGGCGTGCCAAAGAATTGACGTTTCGCGCAGGCTTTCGGAATGGAAAAGCGCAGGCTGAACGCAAGGTTATCCAGATCGCACGGCCCGAAGAGTATCTATATAATAGCGGCGATACCGAACGTAACATCAGGACCGACGTCGCTTTGCTTCGGCTTGCACGCCCGATTGAAACGCACATCATCAACCCGTTTATCGTCGAGCCACGGCCAATATCGTCAGGTACTGTCAGCGTCGTTTCTTATGGGCAAGGTCGATCAGAATTGCCATCGCTTCAACGAGAATGCCAAGTGCTCGGGGCCACGCGCGGCCTTATGGTTATGGATTGCAATGTTACATTCGGCTCGTCTGGTGCGCCTGTTTTCAAGCGAGATGGCCAGCGGTTGCGGATTGCTTCGGTGATCTCTGGTACAGCTAGCTTTGATGGTACCAGACGCACTGTTGGCATGGCTTTGCCGAACATGGTCAGCGCACTAAAGGCGCAAATGCGCGCCAACGGGCCAGCACCGGTGGCCAAAGCCCGGCGTATCCAGTTGGGCGGCGGGCGCAGCGGTACAGGCGCGAAATTCGTCCGCGTCGACGGGTCTTGA
- a CDS encoding trypsin-like serine peptidase produces MALSLMVATLATTAFAQDLRLRRLQSGVDAKAWEAVGRLDINGTGFCTGTLIAPRLVLTAAHCLIDHETKTLIDYGTIEFLAGWRDGRAGAYRQVRRAVVHPDYEYDVDLSSGRVRNDLALLELDQSINSLSIKPFRTAERPQKGDKVGVVSYAKDRSEAPSLQEVCTVLARQEGVLVTSCSVDYGSSGAPIFIVKDGEVQIVSVVSAKAEVAGEAVSLGTALIQPLAELHAEMMAGHGVLLEAGPGDARSRVGENDRNTGAKFVRP; encoded by the coding sequence ATGGCACTTTCCCTAATGGTGGCCACTTTGGCCACGACTGCGTTTGCACAGGATCTAAGGTTGCGCCGGCTTCAAAGCGGTGTCGACGCCAAAGCTTGGGAAGCTGTTGGGCGTCTGGACATAAACGGAACCGGGTTCTGCACTGGTACATTGATTGCTCCTCGCTTGGTGCTGACTGCGGCGCATTGTTTGATTGATCACGAAACGAAAACGCTGATCGACTACGGTACGATTGAGTTTCTTGCCGGGTGGCGCGATGGCCGCGCAGGTGCTTACCGCCAAGTGCGCCGTGCCGTTGTGCATCCTGATTATGAATATGACGTTGATCTGTCCTCAGGCCGAGTTCGAAATGATCTGGCCCTTCTTGAGTTAGATCAATCGATAAATAGCCTATCCATCAAGCCTTTCCGAACCGCAGAGCGGCCACAAAAAGGGGATAAGGTCGGCGTGGTAAGCTACGCAAAGGACCGCAGTGAGGCGCCCTCTCTCCAAGAGGTGTGCACGGTTCTAGCACGTCAGGAGGGAGTCTTGGTTACGTCTTGTTCCGTTGATTATGGCTCCAGCGGCGCGCCAATTTTCATTGTCAAAGATGGCGAAGTGCAGATCGTTTCTGTGGTGTCAGCCAAAGCCGAAGTTGCCGGCGAAGCGGTATCGCTCGGAACGGCGCTGATCCAGCCTTTGGCAGAGCTCCATGCTGAGATGATGGCTGGCCACGGTGTGCTCTTGGAGGCTGGCCCAGGCGACGCTCGCAGTCGCGTTGGTGAAAATGATCGCAATACGGGGGCAAAATTTGTTCGCCCTTAA
- the glcF gene encoding glycolate oxidase subunit GlcF, whose product MQTMFTEKQLEDPATKRSNEILRSCVHCGFCTATCPTYQVLGDELDSPRGRIYLIKDMLENNRVPDEKTVKHVDRCLSCLACMTTCPSGVHYMHLVDHARDYIEQRYKRPFSDRALRWILARILPYPMRFRVALLGAKIGRPFARFMPDPRLRAMLEMAPKVIPPVSRNDDPQSFAPKNKRKMRVALMTGCAQKALNTDINDATIRLLTRLGAEVVVAKGAGCCGALTHHMGKTSESHATAALNIDAWCAEMDGEGLDAIVINTSGCGTTVKDYGHMFRNDPKAAAAARVSSLARDVSEVLMELTGKDADGTPWQPAKDGTIATDGNAPPEGIVVAYHAACSLQHGQQIKTFPKDLLKKAGFSVVEPADSHLCCGSAGTYNLMQPEISSQLKERKVKTLEAKNPDIIAAGNIGCMMQIGSASAVPIVHTVELLDWAWGGPKPPALSADVVKQPAIPKLR is encoded by the coding sequence ATGCAGACGATGTTTACCGAAAAACAACTTGAAGACCCGGCGACGAAACGCAGCAATGAGATCTTGCGGTCCTGTGTGCATTGCGGATTTTGCACAGCGACTTGCCCAACATATCAGGTGCTTGGCGATGAACTCGATAGCCCTCGCGGACGTATATATCTGATCAAAGATATGCTTGAGAACAACCGTGTGCCGGACGAAAAAACGGTCAAGCATGTCGATCGTTGTCTGAGCTGTCTTGCCTGTATGACGACCTGCCCATCGGGCGTGCACTATATGCATCTGGTTGATCATGCGCGCGACTATATTGAACAGCGGTACAAGCGGCCATTCAGTGACCGTGCCTTGCGTTGGATTTTGGCGCGTATTTTGCCTTATCCGATGCGGTTCCGAGTTGCCTTGCTGGGTGCCAAGATAGGGCGGCCCTTTGCGCGGTTCATGCCTGATCCAAGACTGCGCGCCATGCTTGAGATGGCACCAAAGGTGATCCCGCCTGTTTCGCGCAATGATGATCCGCAAAGCTTTGCACCAAAAAATAAACGCAAAATGCGGGTCGCGCTTATGACGGGCTGTGCGCAAAAGGCGCTCAATACAGATATCAACGATGCCACCATACGGCTGTTGACCCGGCTGGGGGCCGAAGTCGTCGTCGCCAAAGGTGCTGGCTGTTGCGGTGCGCTGACCCACCACATGGGCAAAACCTCTGAAAGTCATGCAACAGCGGCTCTAAATATCGACGCTTGGTGCGCTGAGATGGACGGCGAAGGGTTGGATGCGATCGTTATCAACACCAGCGGGTGCGGCACAACGGTCAAAGACTACGGTCACATGTTTCGCAATGACCCAAAGGCTGCGGCAGCTGCGCGAGTGTCTTCTTTGGCGCGGGATGTGTCGGAAGTCTTGATGGAATTGACGGGCAAGGATGCGGATGGCACGCCATGGCAACCTGCCAAAGATGGGACCATAGCGACCGATGGCAATGCCCCTCCCGAAGGCATTGTAGTTGCTTATCATGCGGCCTGTTCATTGCAGCATGGCCAGCAAATCAAAACCTTTCCCAAGGACCTACTAAAGAAGGCTGGATTTAGCGTTGTGGAGCCTGCGGATTCGCATCTGTGTTGTGGTTCTGCAGGTACGTATAATCTGATGCAGCCGGAAATATCGTCGCAGCTAAAAGAGCGCAAAGTCAAAACCTTAGAAGCCAAGAACCCGGATATTATTGCTGCAGGCAATATTGGTTGTATGATGCAGATCGGTTCGGCCAGTGCGGTACCTATTGTGCATACGGTTGAGCTATTGGATTGGGCATGGGGTGGCCCCAAACCACCAGCACTATCTGCGGATGTGGTAAAACAGCCTGCGATCCCAAAATTGAGGTAA
- a CDS encoding FAD-binding protein produces the protein MTPKTESELVEAIQSARAPLAVSGGATRGITVDGEPLSAKGLSGISLYEPGAMTLVAQSGTPISLIERTLAKDNQRLAFEPMDHRVLLGTKGEPTIGGVMAANVSGPRRIAVGAARDFALGVRFVDGSGTVIKNGGRVMKNVTGYDLVKLMAGSFGTLGVLTEVALKVLPMPETEGTLVLSGLDDAAAVAALASALGSPFEVTGAAHDPQINETMLRVEGFEASVNYRIEQLRSLLSETGAEMQVEDRDKSRMRWADLRDVRAFADSDGDVWRVSCKPSDAPGLVTTAKAQAVLFDWAGGLIWLKTTPGSDLRSALGTYDGHATLVRGSAKTRATLGGFQTPASGVARLSQGLRARFDPRGILNAGLMG, from the coding sequence ATGACACCCAAAACTGAGAGCGAACTTGTTGAAGCGATCCAAAGTGCGCGCGCACCTCTTGCTGTTTCTGGCGGCGCAACGCGCGGTATCACCGTTGACGGTGAGCCGCTGTCAGCAAAAGGTTTGAGCGGGATCAGCTTGTATGAGCCCGGCGCAATGACGCTTGTGGCGCAGTCAGGCACTCCGATTTCTCTGATTGAGCGCACCTTGGCCAAAGACAATCAACGTCTCGCGTTTGAGCCTATGGACCACCGAGTGCTGTTGGGTACAAAAGGCGAGCCGACCATTGGGGGCGTGATGGCGGCAAATGTCAGTGGCCCGCGACGGATTGCAGTGGGTGCCGCGCGGGATTTCGCGCTGGGGGTTCGCTTTGTTGATGGATCAGGAACGGTCATCAAGAACGGGGGCCGGGTGATGAAGAACGTCACCGGCTATGACTTGGTTAAGCTGATGGCGGGATCATTTGGGACGCTAGGCGTTTTGACCGAAGTTGCCCTCAAGGTATTACCGATGCCTGAAACAGAAGGCACCCTTGTGCTGTCTGGGCTAGATGACGCGGCCGCAGTTGCCGCTTTGGCCAGCGCACTGGGCAGTCCTTTTGAGGTCACTGGTGCGGCGCATGACCCGCAAATAAATGAGACAATGTTGCGCGTTGAGGGATTTGAAGCATCAGTGAACTACCGCATTGAGCAACTGCGAAGTTTGTTGTCTGAAACGGGTGCCGAAATGCAAGTCGAGGATCGCGACAAAAGCCGGATGCGCTGGGCCGATCTTCGGGATGTCAGGGCTTTTGCAGATTCCGATGGTGATGTTTGGCGCGTGTCGTGCAAGCCATCTGACGCGCCGGGGCTAGTCACAACGGCTAAAGCACAAGCTGTGTTGTTTGACTGGGCTGGTGGCCTTATCTGGCTGAAAACAACGCCGGGAAGTGATCTACGTTCTGCACTTGGCACCTATGATGGGCATGCGACCTTGGTGCGTGGATCAGCTAAAACGCGCGCTACATTGGGCGGATTTCAAACGCCAGCTTCTGGTGTTGCACGTCTGTCACAAGGTCTGCGCGCGAGATTTGATCCACGCGGCATTCTAAATGCTGGATTGATGGGGTGA
- a CDS encoding FAD-linked oxidase C-terminal domain-containing protein translates to MEMPSPDPRILAIKSRVVARLHGVLPGDAVIHDEVETRAYECDALTAYRCPPMVAVLPTTTQEVAAVLKICHEEGVPVVPRGSGTSLAGGALPTADCVILGVARMNDVLDTDYDNRIIRVQTGRTNLSVTGAVEENDFFYAPDPSSQLACAIAGNIAMNSGGAHCLKYGVTTNNLMGVTMVMMDGEIVEIGGAHLDAGGLDLLGLICGSEGQLGVVTEATLRILHKPEGARPVLMGFDDSEVAGACVSDIIKAGVLPVAIEFMDRPCIEATEAFAKAGYPMCEALLIVEVEGSDAEIDHQLSLIMEIARRHNPVELRESTSAEESAKIWLGRKSAFGAMGQINDYMCLDGTIPVSSLPLVLRRIGEMSDEYGLKVGNVFHAGDGNMHPLILFDANKPGDLELCEAFGADILKLCVEVGGCLTGEHGVGIEKRDLMHVQYAPADLEAQMAVKDVFDPKWLLNPAKVFPLDASDARRAESAAAA, encoded by the coding sequence ATGGAAATGCCAAGCCCGGACCCTCGCATTCTGGCGATCAAATCCCGCGTTGTAGCCCGTCTGCACGGGGTGCTTCCGGGGGATGCAGTGATCCATGATGAGGTCGAAACACGAGCCTATGAATGTGACGCACTTACTGCATATCGGTGCCCTCCAATGGTTGCTGTCCTACCTACGACGACCCAAGAAGTCGCCGCCGTGCTTAAGATTTGCCATGAAGAAGGCGTGCCCGTTGTGCCGCGCGGCTCTGGGACTTCGCTGGCCGGAGGAGCGTTGCCCACAGCAGATTGTGTTATCCTAGGCGTAGCGCGAATGAATGATGTTCTGGATACCGATTACGACAACCGGATCATTCGGGTTCAGACGGGGCGCACGAACCTGAGCGTGACGGGTGCCGTTGAAGAGAACGATTTTTTCTATGCGCCAGACCCTTCAAGTCAGCTGGCCTGTGCGATTGCAGGTAACATCGCCATGAATTCGGGCGGCGCACACTGCCTGAAATATGGCGTCACGACGAATAACCTGATGGGCGTCACCATGGTGATGATGGACGGTGAAATAGTTGAAATAGGCGGCGCGCATCTTGATGCGGGCGGTTTGGATTTGCTGGGACTGATCTGCGGATCAGAAGGGCAGTTGGGTGTCGTGACCGAAGCGACGTTGCGTATCTTGCACAAGCCCGAAGGCGCGCGGCCAGTATTGATGGGATTTGACGACAGTGAAGTCGCCGGTGCCTGCGTCAGTGACATCATCAAGGCTGGTGTTCTGCCTGTTGCGATCGAATTTATGGACCGCCCCTGCATCGAAGCAACAGAGGCTTTTGCCAAAGCTGGCTACCCGATGTGCGAGGCTCTTTTGATTGTTGAGGTTGAAGGATCAGATGCTGAGATCGACCACCAGCTTTCGCTGATCATGGAAATCGCGCGTCGTCACAATCCCGTTGAACTGCGTGAAAGTACCTCAGCCGAAGAAAGCGCCAAGATCTGGCTTGGCCGCAAATCTGCCTTTGGCGCAATGGGGCAGATCAATGATTATATGTGCCTTGACGGAACGATCCCTGTATCAAGCTTGCCTTTGGTGCTGCGCCGCATTGGCGAGATGTCTGACGAATATGGGCTGAAGGTTGGCAACGTGTTTCACGCTGGCGACGGCAACATGCACCCGCTGATCCTCTTTGATGCGAACAAGCCCGGCGATCTGGAGCTGTGTGAAGCGTTTGGCGCAGATATTCTAAAACTCTGCGTAGAAGTTGGTGGCTGTTTGACCGGGGAGCACGGTGTCGGGATTGAAAAGCGCGATCTGATGCATGTGCAATACGCGCCCGCCGATCTCGAAGCGCAGATGGCTGTGAAAGATGTCTTTGATCCGAAGTGGTTGTTGAACCCTGCGAAGGTCTTTCCGCTTGATGCGTCAGATGCTCGGCGTGCGGAATCCGCGGCTGCGGCCTAA
- a CDS encoding DUF599 domain-containing protein, with protein MDIIDRIYLFSLLDGAAVALLISLWFFIGLWIERPSAAKPSVSVIMAEYRREWMRQMVTREPRIFDAQTVASLRQGTSFFASTSMIAIGGALALIGNSEQLSGLAEDLTFDEHSAVVLEIKMMFVVVYLTNGFLKFVWANRLFGYCSVLMGAVPNDATHKDAVPIATKAAEINITAARSFNRGLRAIYFALAALAWLAGPIALIAAGVLTVTIIWRREFASHSRCILLAK; from the coding sequence ATGGACATCATTGATCGCATTTATCTATTTTCGCTTCTCGACGGCGCAGCTGTTGCACTGCTTATCTCTCTTTGGTTTTTTATTGGTCTGTGGATAGAAAGGCCGTCCGCGGCCAAGCCGTCCGTGTCGGTCATAATGGCCGAGTACCGCCGCGAATGGATGCGTCAGATGGTTACACGAGAGCCGCGCATCTTTGACGCCCAAACGGTTGCGTCCCTAAGGCAAGGCACCTCATTTTTTGCCTCAACCAGCATGATCGCGATCGGCGGAGCACTGGCGCTAATTGGTAATTCTGAGCAACTGTCTGGCCTTGCCGAAGACCTCACGTTCGATGAGCACTCCGCCGTCGTTCTCGAGATCAAGATGATGTTCGTCGTGGTCTATTTGACCAACGGTTTCTTAAAGTTCGTTTGGGCAAACCGGCTTTTTGGCTATTGTTCGGTGCTGATGGGTGCTGTGCCAAACGACGCGACACATAAAGACGCCGTTCCTATTGCGACCAAAGCCGCAGAGATTAACATCACAGCAGCGCGCAGCTTCAACAGAGGTCTACGGGCGATCTACTTTGCCCTGGCAGCGCTCGCTTGGTTGGCTGGGCCTATTGCGCTAATCGCAGCCGGTGTCTTAACTGTCACAATCATATGGCGGCGTGAGTTCGCATCACATTCGCGTTGCATTCTCTTGGCAAAGTGA